A stretch of DNA from Nonlabens ponticola:
ACACCTACTTCTTCGGCAACGTCTTCTACCTCAACAATCTCTTCTTCTTCGTCTGTCTCCGTATCCTCGATGATTGTCTCCTCAATTTCTACCTCATCCTCAACAATCTCGATGACTTCAGGTGCTGGTGGCGGTGGTGGCGGTGGCGGTGGCGTGTTAAGCATTTGAGTAATGGGAACATCTTCTTCTTCCATCATTACCATAGGCTCTTCATACTCCTCGACAATCTCAACTTCTTTGGACTCGTATTCCAGTCCTTGCCATGACAGTAATAGCATAAAGGCTAGTCCCATCAATGCGTAAATCGTAATGTTCTTACGCAAATCGGCATTTTGTGATTTTTTTACTTCCATGAGTAGTGTATTAAGTAGTGCTAAAAATATATAAATAGCGCTTGATAAAAAAGCACCGCATTGATTATCTAGTATAAATAAATCTAGAGATTAAATGCATGACTAGAGCTGCAATAACAATGCCAGCAAGATTTGCTACGGCATCTAGCGGATCCATTTGTCTATTATTAGACCATAAAGCCTGAGCAAATTCAATCAAAGCCCCAATTACAAAAGAAAAAACAATGGCGGCTATTGCTATAACTCTAGACCAATCGCTCAATATAGTATGTAGATCATATTTATAGTCTGGTTGTCGTTCTAAAAATCTATGATAGAAAAATAGATACCAGCATACAAACATGATAGCATAAGCTGTAAAATGAAGCACCTTATCAAAATGTTGAAATGGAGCTTCCTTTATCGGCGCACTATCGCTGAGCGATCCATAGCATACCAACAGAGTATAAAATGGAGCAACCCAGTATAAAATTTTCATGATTACCCTACTAGCTCCTTGTAAGCCGCTGCGTCCATAAGGCCAGCAATTTGTGCCGTATCACTCATGGTCATCTTGATCATCCAGCCCATACCGTAAGGATCAGTATTCACCAGCTCAGGCTCATCTTCTAGCTCATCATTAAACTCAGTAATGGTTCCTGATAATGGTAAAAACAAATCAGATACTGTTTTAACAGCCTCAACGGTCCCAAAAACTTCTTCTTGATCTAGAGTTTCGTCCAGCGTTTCTACCTCGACATATACGATGTCGCCTAGTTCACCTTGAGCAAAATCTGTGATACCTACAATTGCGGTATCGCCTTCAATCTTAATCCACTCGTGATCTTTGGTATATTTTAATTCTGCTGGAATGTTCATAGTGTTGATTTATGCTCGCAAATTTAATTAACTATTGCGATTTGTAAGAAGCTAATTAAGTTAATTACCAAACGTATATCGCAACCTTATACCACTGCGTATAGTAGTTTGCGGGAAGGCTGTTGAGATCGCAAATTCAGAGAATGAATGGTCATAATAGAATATCGCTGTAAAGGCGCGGCTCAAGGCATATTCTGCAGTGAACTTTGCTCCATAAATAGTTTGTCCTGCAGTTGCCTGACTGTTCTCCAGATCTAAATATCTTATAATGGTTATGTTGTCTCTTATCGAGCCATCAAGTCTTAAATTAAGGTCACTCTTGATAACTTGACTACGACCACCGATTTTTGTTTTGAACGGTACATCCTTGATGCGGTAACCTACACCTAAAATTAATTGGTTACTATTGATCTCAGTCAATAGATTGTTGTCAAAACTCAATGAAATGGCGCGATCCCGTCTTAGCTCT
This window harbors:
- a CDS encoding VanZ family protein, whose amino-acid sequence is MKILYWVAPFYTLLVCYGSLSDSAPIKEAPFQHFDKVLHFTAYAIMFVCWYLFFYHRFLERQPDYKYDLHTILSDWSRVIAIAAIVFSFVIGALIEFAQALWSNNRQMDPLDAVANLAGIVIAALVMHLISRFIYTR
- the gcvH gene encoding glycine cleavage system protein GcvH, with protein sequence MNIPAELKYTKDHEWIKIEGDTAIVGITDFAQGELGDIVYVEVETLDETLDQEEVFGTVEAVKTVSDLFLPLSGTITEFNDELEDEPELVNTDPYGMGWMIKMTMSDTAQIAGLMDAAAYKELVG